From a single Adhaeribacter swui genomic region:
- a CDS encoding O-antigen ligase family protein has translation MIWPESATGNRTIGLFWAFSFILLASLGMAIYWQNVFILVIPLLFVVIGVVLTDYSILYYLLLIAIPFSVEVDLPNGLGTDLFSEPLIILLAGCTLGSWLLGAKQNPHFWKHSLIKMLLLVFMWAVVTTLFSENYVRSVKYLLAKSWYLLVFVFLTSSLLQNPATLQKYLYFFMGALGIVVGITLLRHAQVGFSFGLVNKIVAPFLRNHVAYGALAAAALPFSVYLTLYQKNKFWQALWGMVSLLLLAGVAASYTRASWLSLPLALAYALVIRFRLTRYLLLSVFIICLGTVLYFSSNYRYMQYAPEYEKTIFNQGDITKHLKATYTLRDVSGMERVYRWIAAARMVAAKPVMGHGPNSFYPEYFKYTVSRFTTYVSDNPEKSTVHNYFLLQFAEQGYPGGILFLILMGYALLLPEKLYHRAATTPEFKKITLAAGLCFFIITVHLFLNELVETDKIGFLFYFSLVVLIRLDIWTTEKGKVIDVKF, from the coding sequence ATGATATGGCCGGAATCTGCTACTGGTAATCGTACTATTGGTCTGTTTTGGGCTTTTAGCTTTATTTTACTGGCGAGTCTGGGAATGGCAATTTACTGGCAGAATGTTTTTATTCTGGTTATACCCTTGTTATTCGTTGTAATTGGCGTGGTACTCACGGATTACTCGATTCTGTATTACTTATTATTGATTGCGATTCCGTTTTCCGTAGAAGTAGACTTGCCTAATGGTTTAGGAACCGATTTATTCTCAGAGCCCCTGATTATTTTGCTGGCTGGCTGTACGCTAGGCTCCTGGCTTTTGGGTGCCAAACAAAACCCGCATTTCTGGAAGCACAGTTTAATTAAAATGCTTTTGCTCGTATTTATGTGGGCGGTGGTAACTACGCTTTTTTCTGAAAATTATGTGCGTTCCGTAAAGTATTTGCTCGCGAAAAGCTGGTATTTATTGGTGTTTGTATTTTTAACGAGCAGCTTGCTGCAAAACCCGGCTACGCTGCAAAAATACCTGTACTTTTTTATGGGAGCCTTGGGCATTGTGGTGGGCATAACGTTGTTGCGGCACGCGCAGGTAGGTTTTTCTTTTGGTTTAGTTAATAAAATCGTCGCGCCTTTTCTCCGGAACCACGTGGCCTATGGGGCATTAGCTGCGGCTGCTTTGCCCTTTTCGGTGTACCTCACCCTTTATCAAAAAAACAAATTCTGGCAGGCTCTATGGGGTATGGTTAGTTTGCTGCTGTTGGCCGGAGTGGCGGCCTCCTACACCCGGGCTTCGTGGTTAAGTTTGCCTTTGGCACTGGCCTATGCTTTGGTTATCCGGTTCCGGTTAACGCGCTACTTGTTGCTCTCAGTTTTTATAATCTGCCTTGGCACAGTGCTATATTTTAGCTCGAACTACCGCTACATGCAATACGCCCCGGAGTACGAAAAAACTATTTTTAACCAGGGCGATATTACCAAACATTTGAAAGCCACTTACACCTTACGCGATGTATCGGGGATGGAACGGGTGTACCGCTGGATTGCCGCCGCCCGCATGGTAGCTGCCAAACCCGTGATGGGCCACGGCCCTAACTCTTTTTACCCCGAATATTTTAAATATACGGTAAGCCGATTTACGACCTACGTCAGCGATAACCCGGAGAAATCCACGGTACACAATTATTTCTTGTTGCAATTTGCCGAACAAGGTTACCCTGGCGGTATTTTGTTTTTAATTTTAATGGGCTATGCCCTGCTCCTTCCCGAAAAGTTGTATCACCGGGCAGCTACTACACCAGAATTTAAAAAAATAACTTTGGCGGCCGGTTTATGCTTTTTTATTATTACCGTGCACTTGTTTTTAAATGAGTTGGTAGAAACCGATAAAATCGGCTTTTTGTTTTACTTCTCTTTGGTGGTATTAATCCGGTTGGATATTTGGACTACAGAGAAAGGCAAAGTTATCGATGTAAAATTTTAA
- a CDS encoding GumC domain-containing protein produces the protein MASSEFNLNKFLPLMQQWRWPLAGVTLAGFLVSVITALLLPDIYRSTAIFYPTNLPALQTTLNPEYTTQERLALSMSTDDADRLISIGQSQPVLKHIIQKFKLAEHYGYPAHDTSDKIRQKVTEEFLYNYNIYQNNRSAVEVSFDDQNNFFAARMANAIMQQIDTVNQQLTRSNQFKILDAYAQRELVLRQELKQMQDSLLLTRQQYNIFGSMSAEAEGRPESRFLAERLVQTETDLQQAQGTLQSYKSQLPANHTKIITLTAEIKGLQAALKALKSKSAGSSINLESYLAGSDRIARLENAFKALQEEHQKARQTYAEAQLTLKNGTTSLYLVQPATPALKKIRPIRWLIVVGSTLVTFVLSVVVITLLERRRSLQHQAFYA, from the coding sequence ATGGCGTCTTCGGAATTTAATTTAAATAAATTTTTACCCTTAATGCAGCAATGGCGCTGGCCCTTAGCAGGAGTAACTTTGGCTGGTTTTCTGGTGAGTGTTATTACGGCGTTGTTATTGCCGGATATTTACCGGTCTACGGCCATTTTCTATCCTACTAATTTGCCGGCCCTGCAAACCACCCTTAACCCCGAATATACCACCCAAGAGCGCTTAGCTCTGAGCATGAGCACTGACGATGCCGACCGACTTATTAGCATCGGGCAATCGCAGCCGGTTTTAAAACACATTATTCAAAAATTTAAACTCGCAGAGCACTACGGCTATCCGGCCCACGATACTTCCGATAAAATCCGGCAAAAAGTAACGGAAGAATTTTTATACAACTACAACATTTACCAAAATAACCGTTCGGCAGTAGAGGTTTCTTTCGATGACCAAAATAATTTTTTTGCGGCCCGGATGGCCAATGCCATTATGCAGCAAATTGATACAGTTAATCAACAGCTAACCCGATCTAATCAGTTTAAAATTTTAGATGCTTATGCCCAACGCGAACTGGTTTTACGGCAAGAGTTAAAACAAATGCAGGATTCGTTGCTGTTAACGCGGCAGCAATACAACATTTTCGGATCTATGTCGGCTGAAGCCGAAGGTAGGCCCGAAAGCCGTTTTTTAGCGGAACGTTTAGTGCAAACCGAAACCGATCTGCAACAGGCGCAGGGCACGCTGCAAAGTTACAAAAGCCAACTTCCGGCAAATCATACCAAAATTATTACACTTACAGCCGAGATTAAAGGTTTACAGGCGGCATTAAAGGCATTAAAAAGTAAAAGCGCCGGCAGTAGCATTAATCTAGAGTCTTACTTAGCCGGCTCCGATCGTATCGCTCGTCTGGAAAACGCTTTTAAAGCTTTGCAGGAAGAACACCAAAAAGCCCGGCAAACCTACGCCGAAGCGCAACTTACCCTGAAAAATGGCACTACCTCTTTGTACCTGGTGCAACCGGCTACTCCGGCGCTTAAAAAAATTCGGCCTATCCGGTGGTTAATTGTTGTGGGTTCTACGCTCGTTACTTTTGTGCTGTCGGTGGTGGTAATAACTCTGCTGGAACGGAGAAGAAGCCTGCAGCACCAAGCCTTTTACGCATGA
- a CDS encoding class I SAM-dependent methyltransferase, giving the protein MNYIPEKYWSKVAQEIAKRNNGNVIAGDDEPYYEYKRQQFLKVFNQINFRGKSVLELGSGPGGNLREVLRHLPARLVGVDLSENMLQLAAQNVNNNTVELIKTDGTGIPLPDNAMDIVYSVTVLQHNTDYNMFRLYLEEMGRVAREKVILFERTEATEKGDELNIGRPISTYVEILKNKGFELVATQYLPIHVSYYVCGAIRKLFNPANRIEGEPLSKLSLFLEKATLPITRLMDPFFILKKEVTKMEFQKINQAPVAGY; this is encoded by the coding sequence CCAGGAAATTGCCAAAAGAAACAACGGAAACGTAATTGCGGGAGATGATGAACCGTATTATGAATACAAAAGGCAGCAATTTCTGAAAGTTTTTAACCAGATAAATTTTCGGGGTAAATCGGTTTTAGAACTAGGTAGCGGCCCCGGTGGCAACTTACGGGAAGTGCTCCGGCACCTACCCGCCCGTTTAGTTGGCGTGGATTTATCCGAAAACATGTTGCAATTGGCAGCGCAAAATGTAAATAATAATACCGTAGAATTGATAAAAACAGATGGTACCGGCATTCCATTACCCGATAACGCCATGGATATTGTTTACTCCGTTACGGTTTTGCAACACAACACCGATTATAACATGTTTCGGCTGTACCTGGAAGAAATGGGCCGGGTAGCGCGCGAGAAAGTAATTTTGTTTGAAAGAACCGAAGCAACGGAAAAAGGCGACGAGTTAAACATCGGGCGGCCGATTAGCACTTACGTCGAAATTTTAAAAAATAAAGGATTTGAACTGGTAGCTACCCAATATTTGCCTATTCATGTTAGTTATTATGTTTGTGGCGCCATCCGGAAGTTATTTAACCCGGCTAACCGGATAGAAGGCGAACCATTAAGTAAATTATCGTTATTTTTAGAAAAAGCCACATTGCCCATTACCCGGCTTATGGATCCATTTTTTATTCTGAAAAAAGAAGTTACCAAAATGGAATTTCAAAAAATTAACCAGGCACCAGTAGCAGGATATTAG